The Amblyomma americanum isolate KBUSLIRL-KWMA chromosome 5, ASM5285725v1, whole genome shotgun sequence genome window below encodes:
- the LOC144134954 gene encoding organic cation/carnitine transporter 2-like, with amino-acid sequence MVLFHYWSAHVLTQPVDHWCKPPALFAHLTREQWLNVSIPVVEDGQGNRHHSRCTMYDLATIVFNGSRVEVPCDGWDYDLPDDTHTLISKWNLVCHREQYLVQTFAYYTVSGVLVPPLLGQMADRVGRRPVIFTGLLVAMGSVFVATAADSFTTFVLANLLIAISGEAVHIMTSILLFESSSSASRTLYIVAAQTAAVLVHAGSLCPWLQRVDLRLLRITLVMSMVLLSLTFHAVSESPRWLLAMGKYDTLTAVIARLACENGVALGDVWRLVHYAEAVKPLQVLMEVLFAVVQLCLLISKLQAYECFPSAVRATGVTMLVAAGRLGQSVGEMLVDIARLPDFWSTLLIIATGLLACQLAIRWLPETKDVELPEVQREVLAQGQQSPPKEPSMARHIESCAPSVSHHDSTADNCAAAKRTHSEGVS; translated from the exons ATG GTGCTGTTCCACTACTGGTCGGCTCACGTGCTGACGCAACCAGTGGACCACTGGTGCAAGCCACCCGCGCTGTTCGCTCACCTGACGCGCGAACAGTGGCTCAATGTGAGCATCCCCGTAGTGGAAGACGGCCAGGGAAACAGGCACCACAGCCGCTGCACCATGTACGACCTGGCCACCATCGTCTTCAACGGCTCCCGCGTCGAGGTGCCCTGCGACGGATGGGATTACGACCTGCCGGACGACACGCACACGCTCATCTCCAA GTGGAACCTCGTGTGCCACCGCGAGCAATACCTGGTGCAGACGTTCGCGTACTACACAGTGAGCGGCGTGCTGGTTCCTCCCCTGCTGGGCCAGATGGCCGACCGGGTGGGCCGCAGGCCGGTCATCTTCACTGGTCTACTGGTCGCCATGGGCTCCGTGTTCGTGGCTACGGCGGCCGACTCCTTCACCACCTTCGTGTTGGCCAACCTCCTGATCGCCATCTCCGGCGAGGCCGTGCACATCATGACCTCCATCCTGCTGTTCGAG AGCTCTTCGTCGGCGAGCCGCACCCTGTACATCGTCGCAGCGCAGACGGCTGCGGTCCTTGTGCACGCCGGCTCGCTTTGCCCTTGGCTGCAGCGCGTGGACCTGCGGCTCCTGCGCATCACACTGGTGATGAGCATGGTGCTGCTATCGCTGACCTTCCACGCGGTCTCGGAGTCGCCGCGCTGGCTCCTAGCTATGGGCAAGTACGACACCTTGACCGCCGTTATAGCGCGCCTGGCCTGCGAGAACGGCGTGGCACTAGGCGACGTCTGGCGACTGGTCCACTACGCCGAGGCTGTCAAGCCACTGCAG GTGCTCATGGAAGTGCTGTTCGCCGTCGTCCAGCTGTGCCTGCTAATTTCCAAGCTGCAGGCCTACGAGTGCTTCCCCAGCGCAGTGCGGGCAACGGGAGTTACAATGCTGGTGGCTGCCGGCCGCCTCGGTCAGAGCGTTGGCGAAATGCTCGTCGACATCGCCAGACTCCCCGACTTCTGGTCTACCCTGCTCATCATAGCCACGGGGCTCCTGGCATGCCAGCTTGCCATCCGCTGGCTGCCGGAGACCAAGGATGTCGAGCTGCCCGAGGTGCAGAGGGAGGTGCTGGCTCAGGGGCAGCAGTCGCCGCCCAAGGAACCATCAATGGCTAGGCACATCGAGAGCTGCGCCCCGTCGGTCAGCCACCACGACAGCACAGCCGATAATTGCGCGGCAGCGAAGCGCACGCATTCCGAAGGGGTCAGTTAA